DNA from Anaerobaca lacustris:
TCAGCCCTGGCCGAACCGATTGACTCGGAGACGACCAGGAGATCATACGTATCGGCGTCGGCACGTGTGAAGACTCCATTCCTGACGTCATCTTCGGGCACGACCGTGACGTCGTATCCTGTCGCCACGAGACGATCATGCATCGCCTGATCGAAGCCTGCTGAGAGGTCGCCAGGGTTGACGACCATCGCTGCGGATCGGGTTGGGTTCTGAGCTTGCGCGAGACCGCCCAAACTCAGGACCATACACACCACTACAAATGGCGCTCTCCTACACATGGTCGTTCCTCCACGAAAAGATTGATGGCAGAAAATCAAATGACATCTGTCCCCCTCGTTGATTTACCGCATTGCAGTCTCTCTTCCTCATGCTGCGACACCTCTCCTATCCCTCGTATATTGCACCGTCATCGCCAGTCGCTCACCTGTGCCCGGCTTGCCCACAGGGGCCCAGCCTATCTTATCATATTATCGACAATCGAATCGCCCATGACATGCCAATTTGCGTAATTCATCTGCCATTTTGCGAACGCACGTACATGCGATGTCATCGGCCTGGTCCGGCCGGGCGATAGTGCGCTGGGGCCGTGCAGGTTGACGGCGGGGACAGCTGCCGGTTTGCGGCGAAGTTGACAGACCGCGTTCGCTTCGTTAGAGTCGCCAACGGGGGCCCGGATCACGAGGACCAGACAATGCCCGATGGTGCAAGAATCATGCTCCTGATCAATCCCTCGAGGGGATACACGCGAGAACTTCTGAGCGGCGTCGCGCAATACGCTCACCTGCAACCCTCATGGACATTCTATCGGCCGTTGGAATACCGCGACAAAGTCGGACGCAGCATCATTCATATCCTCAAGAAACTCAAGCCGGATGGCATCTTCATGCGCGAGCCACCCGAATTCGACCGGATCATCGATATGGGCGTGCCGATCATCTGCTCTGCTTACACCCGTGCGGCGATTCCAGGCGTCGCCAACATCGTTACGAATCAGGAGGCCATCGGGCGCATCGCGGCTGAACATCTGCTGGCCCAGGGTTTTCGCCATTTCGCCTATTGCACCTTTGACAACTGGTGGTGGTCGCGACGGCGAAGGGACAGCTTCTCACGGCGCGTGGCCGAGGCCGGCTTTGAAATGTATGACTACGAGGTGCCAACCGTGAAGGAGCAACGGTTCTGGGACAAGGAACTGCCTCACATCGCGGCGTGGCTGCGGAGCTTGCCCAAGCCGGTCGGTGTCATGGGCTGCAATGACGATCGGGGAGCGCTCATCATTGACGCGTGCAAGTCGGTTGGGCTAAAGGTTCCCGACGAGGTGGCCGTCGTGGGCGTCGACAATGATGCGCTGATCTGTGATCTGTGCAGTCCGCCTCTGTCCAGTGTGGCGATGAGTCTGCGCAGGACCGGGTACGAGGCCGCCGCCTTGTTGGATCGGATGATCCAGGGCAAGGAAACGGGCAGGCCCACGCTGCACGTTCAGCCGACACACGTGGTAGCGCGGCCATCCACAGATATGCTGGCCGTGGACGATCCGGCGATCGTGGCGGCCCTTCGATTCATTCGCAGGAACGTCCAGAGGGACATCGCCGTCCAAGAGGTGGCAGATCAGGCCGGCCTGTCGCGGCGGCTTATGGAGAGGCGGTTTCGCCATGTCGTTGGACATTCCATCCACCGCGAAATCCAACGGGTCAGAGCCGATCTGGTCATGCGTATGCTCCTGGAAACCCACATGTCCATCTCCAATATCGCTGAAACCATGCATTTCCCCGATGTCGCCCACTTGGCGCGGTTCTTCCGCAAGGAGAAGGGCTCAAGCCCGACCCAATACCGCCGCGATCACGCCGTGTAACCCCCCGCCGCCGGTCCGCGTTCGTGTGGTCGCAAAATGGTAGAAAGAATGCGCATAATGGCATGGGCGCCTCTCGTCGATCCTGCGAGAATCAACTCCTCGGAACCGTGGAGGAGGGCTGCTGGGGTCCGAGCTGCCGGCGGGCAGTTGCATGCCGGAACAAATGAACGGGCGAACCATGAACAAAGTGCTGTTGCTTGTCGCCTGTAACCTGTTCACAAGGAGTTCGCGATGCCTGATCGGACAATTGTCCTGCACGACTGGCGGTTCTTCAGCATAGTATGGGGTCGGGTCGTCCGTCTTGTGCTGTGTATCGTGCTGTGCGTGGCCTGCGTCGTCTCTTCGGCAACCGAGAAGCCCCGCGTGTTCGTCCTGACCGATATCGAGAACGAGCCCGATGATGCGCAATCCATGGTGCGTTTCCTGGTGTATGCCAACCACCACGACGTCGAGGGCCTGGTCGCCACGACCTCGATTCATCAGCAAGGCCGCGTGGCGCCCCAGCGCATTCGGCGAATCGTCGAGGCCTACGGCAAGGTATGCGACAATCTCGAAAGACACGAGCCGGGCTTTCCCACGTCCGAGTTCCTGCTGTCGCGTGTCAGCGAGGGACTGGCCGTCTACGGAATGGGAGGCGTGGGCGAGGGCAAGGATTCGCCCGGCTCCGAACTGCTGATTCGCGCGGCAGACCGCGACGATCCGCGACCGCTGTGGGTGACGGTCTGGGGCGGCCCGAGCGTGCTGGCCCAAGCGCTGTGGAAGGTACGCACCACGCGTTCGACGGAGGACCTCGAACGGTTTGTGGCGAAGCTGCGCGTCTATACGATCTCCGACCAGGACGATAGCGGCCCGTGGCTCCGGAGGGAGTTCTCCGATCTGTTCTACGTCGCCAGTCCCGGCTTCAATGCGGGCGGCGCCTATCACCATGCCACGTGGAGCGGCATCAGCGGTGATTACTTCCACGGTCGCTTCGTCGGGGCGGATTACTCGCTGGTGACCAACGAATGGCTCGATCGGAACATTCGGCGCAAGGGTCCGCTTGGCGCCGAGTATCCCCGGTGGGAGT
Protein-coding regions in this window:
- a CDS encoding AraC family transcriptional regulator, with amino-acid sequence MLLINPSRGYTRELLSGVAQYAHLQPSWTFYRPLEYRDKVGRSIIHILKKLKPDGIFMREPPEFDRIIDMGVPIICSAYTRAAIPGVANIVTNQEAIGRIAAEHLLAQGFRHFAYCTFDNWWWSRRRRDSFSRRVAEAGFEMYDYEVPTVKEQRFWDKELPHIAAWLRSLPKPVGVMGCNDDRGALIIDACKSVGLKVPDEVAVVGVDNDALICDLCSPPLSSVAMSLRRTGYEAAALLDRMIQGKETGRPTLHVQPTHVVARPSTDMLAVDDPAIVAALRFIRRNVQRDIAVQEVADQAGLSRRLMERRFRHVVGHSIHREIQRVRADLVMRMLLETHMSISNIAETMHFPDVAHLARFFRKEKGSSPTQYRRDHAV
- a CDS encoding nucleoside hydrolase-like domain-containing protein yields the protein MPDRTIVLHDWRFFSIVWGRVVRLVLCIVLCVACVVSSATEKPRVFVLTDIENEPDDAQSMVRFLVYANHHDVEGLVATTSIHQQGRVAPQRIRRIVEAYGKVCDNLERHEPGFPTSEFLLSRVSEGLAVYGMGGVGEGKDSPGSELLIRAADRDDPRPLWVTVWGGPSVLAQALWKVRTTRSTEDLERFVAKLRVYTISDQDDSGPWLRREFSDLFYVASPGFNAGGAYHHATWSGISGDYFHGRFVGADYSLVTNEWLDRNIRRKGPLGAEYPRWEFLMEGDTPSFLNLIDNGLSNPEHPDWGGWGGRYERYTPRMQKWHLQGETRPFWTDAEDEVLGVDGRWHTGNHATIWRWRQAYQNDFAARMDWTIKPYDQANHPPVPRLGHSDRLTAGRGERVNLSAEGSSDPDGDALSYEWFYYNEAGTFPASSARSGQPVPIQDFDQPQAWFTVPTGRVMPPGTGAMHIILAVTDHGTPRLTRYQRVIVTVAP